Proteins co-encoded in one bacterium genomic window:
- the pseC gene encoding UDP-4-amino-4,6-dideoxy-N-acetyl-beta-L-altrosamine transaminase: protein MKRPLLAIDGGKPVRRKTLGYGRHLIDERDIAAVARVLRSDYLTQGPLVDEFEIAFAKYAGRKHAVAFANGTAALHGAYHAIGLGLGKRLLTSAMTFAATANAARFLGVDVEFADIDETSGLIDPADVERRVRAAKPDAIGVVHYAGSLCDMPALRKIARRAGAVLVEDACHALGATGYGAQAGAFGKVGVFSFHPVKAITTGEGGMVVTDDARLADRMRTFRTHGIVRPPRAVKREGAWYSEMVELGFNYRLTDMQCALGLTQLARYDKRLATRRAIAKMYDRHFAGDADARPLAVPGGTASAYHLYPILIEDGAFAGGRRRVFDALRAEGIGVQVHYVPVNAHPYYRKQGHDPRDTPRAAAFARREISLPIQPGMTDRDFDDVINAFEKVRAGLKR from the coding sequence ATGAAGCGCCCGCTCCTTGCGATCGACGGCGGCAAGCCGGTGCGCCGCAAGACACTCGGCTACGGCCGCCACCTCATCGACGAGCGCGACATCGCGGCCGTCGCGCGCGTGCTGCGTTCGGACTATCTCACGCAGGGTCCGCTTGTCGATGAATTCGAAATCGCCTTCGCGAAATACGCCGGGCGCAAACACGCCGTCGCCTTCGCCAACGGCACGGCCGCGCTGCACGGCGCGTATCACGCGATCGGCCTTGGACTGGGAAAGCGCCTTTTGACAAGCGCGATGACCTTCGCCGCCACCGCGAACGCCGCGCGCTTTCTCGGCGTGGACGTCGAATTCGCGGATATCGACGAAACGAGCGGCCTCATCGATCCCGCCGATGTCGAACGGCGCGTACGCGCGGCAAAGCCGGATGCGATCGGCGTGGTGCACTACGCGGGCTCGCTTTGCGACATGCCCGCGCTGCGCAAGATCGCGCGGCGCGCGGGCGCGGTGCTCGTTGAGGACGCCTGCCACGCGCTTGGCGCGACCGGATACGGCGCGCAGGCCGGCGCGTTCGGCAAGGTCGGCGTGTTTTCGTTTCATCCCGTCAAGGCGATCACGACCGGCGAAGGCGGCATGGTCGTCACCGACGACGCGCGCCTCGCGGATCGCATGCGCACCTTCCGCACGCACGGCATCGTCCGGCCGCCGCGAGCCGTCAAACGCGAAGGCGCGTGGTATTCGGAGATGGTGGAGCTTGGATTCAACTATCGCCTCACCGATATGCAATGCGCCCTCGGGCTGACGCAGCTTGCGCGCTACGACAAACGGCTGGCAACGCGACGGGCCATCGCGAAAATGTACGATCGCCATTTCGCCGGCGACGCGGACGCGCGTCCGCTGGCCGTCCCCGGCGGCACGGCAAGTGCGTATCACCTCTATCCGATCCTGATCGAGGATGGCGCCTTCGCCGGCGGACGGCGCCGCGTTTTCGACGCGTTGCGCGCCGAGGGCATCGGCGTGCAGGTGCACTACGTCCCCGTCAACGCGCATCCGTATTATCGCAAGCAGGGGCACGATCCGCGCGACACCCCGCGAGCCGCCGCGTTCGCGCGCCGCGAGATTTCGCTGCCGATCCAACCGGGGATGACCGATCGCGATTTCGACGACGTGATCAATGCTTTCGAGAAGGTGCGCGCGGGCCTGAAGCGCTAA
- a CDS encoding undecaprenyl-diphosphate phosphatase, with the protein MIDESARSFILGIVQGLTEFLPVSSSGHLVIGQHLLGLAEPDLLLDTVLHAGTLLAALIFLRPQLSEIAGALARLPGDLKRVRHWREDAGLRWLVFVVVASIPTAIVGLAFEESFERMFGSVLVVGIMLCVTGVMLLSTLRFLARDPSAHLGIARAFLIGLAQSVAITPGISRSGATISAALFLGVHVEEAARFSFLASVPAILGATALQIAKIDAMDSTRLVSLSVGFLAAAVSGYVALAWLFALLRKRRFPVFGIYCLTAGLITIGFALTLEN; encoded by the coding sequence ATGATCGACGAAAGCGCGCGCTCGTTTATCCTTGGCATCGTTCAGGGCCTGACCGAATTCCTGCCGGTCAGTTCCTCGGGGCATCTGGTCATTGGCCAGCACCTGCTGGGCCTTGCCGAGCCCGATCTTCTGCTCGACACCGTCCTACACGCCGGCACGCTTCTGGCCGCCCTGATCTTTCTTCGCCCGCAACTGTCTGAGATCGCCGGCGCCCTCGCGCGGCTTCCCGGCGACCTGAAGCGCGTCAGGCATTGGCGTGAAGACGCGGGCCTGCGCTGGCTCGTTTTCGTTGTCGTCGCGTCCATCCCGACGGCGATCGTCGGCCTGGCATTCGAGGAATCGTTCGAGCGCATGTTCGGCTCCGTGCTTGTGGTCGGAATCATGTTGTGCGTCACCGGCGTGATGCTACTTTCGACGTTGCGGTTCCTCGCTCGCGATCCTTCCGCGCATTTGGGCATCGCGCGCGCGTTTCTGATCGGGCTGGCACAGTCCGTGGCGATCACGCCGGGTATCAGCCGGTCGGGGGCGACGATCTCCGCCGCGCTGTTTCTTGGCGTCCATGTCGAAGAGGCGGCGCGCTTTTCCTTTCTGGCGTCGGTCCCGGCGATTCTCGGCGCGACCGCCTTGCAAATCGCGAAGATCGACGCCATGGACTCCACGCGCCTCGTCTCGCTTTCGGTCGGATTCCTCGCCGCGGCCGTTTCGGGTTACGTTGCGCTGGCGTGGCTGTTCGCGCTATTGCGCAAACGGCGTTTTCCGGTTTTCGGAATCTATTGCCTGACGGCCGGATTGATCACGATCGGATTCGCGTTGACCCTGGAGAACTGA
- a CDS encoding GDP-mannose 4,6-dehydratase: MRLCVTGAAGFAGRHLIRHALEMGDEVSAFVISPEDATLLRALFTGIEILAVDVADASACVTALDSVRPDAICHLAGIAFVPAGDAHPNALLNINTLGTLNMLEATRAAAPHARFVLAGSAEVYGLVPENALPVGEDRPAAPHTLYAHSKLFAESLVRHYARAHGLDALTLRLFNHIGPGQSPGFAIPSFASQIRRIRDGHAEPVLLVGNLDARRDFTDVRDVARAYRLAATPGAASESAVNICSGVAHRIGDVLNALIALAGVEVRVEVDPARLRPLDVPIFVGRNDRAKRLWDWTTTIPFVTTLRDILAGAKDTA; the protein is encoded by the coding sequence ATGCGCCTTTGCGTCACCGGCGCCGCCGGATTCGCCGGCCGGCATCTCATCCGTCACGCGCTCGAAATGGGCGACGAAGTTTCCGCCTTCGTCATCAGCCCCGAAGACGCAACCTTGCTTCGAGCCCTTTTCACCGGCATTGAGATTCTCGCGGTCGACGTCGCGGACGCTTCCGCGTGCGTCACGGCACTCGATTCGGTCCGGCCCGACGCCATCTGTCATCTCGCCGGCATCGCGTTCGTGCCCGCGGGCGATGCGCATCCGAACGCGCTTCTCAACATCAACACGCTCGGCACGCTGAACATGCTCGAGGCCACGCGCGCTGCCGCGCCGCACGCGCGTTTCGTCCTGGCGGGATCGGCGGAGGTCTACGGGCTGGTGCCCGAAAACGCCCTGCCCGTCGGCGAGGATCGCCCCGCCGCGCCGCATACGCTCTACGCGCATTCCAAACTGTTCGCGGAAAGTCTCGTAAGGCATTACGCGCGCGCGCACGGGCTGGACGCGCTGACGCTGCGCCTTTTCAACCACATCGGGCCGGGGCAGTCGCCGGGCTTTGCCATCCCCTCTTTCGCGAGCCAGATCCGCCGCATCCGCGACGGCCATGCGGAGCCCGTGCTTCTCGTCGGCAATCTCGACGCGCGCCGCGATTTCACCGACGTGCGCGACGTGGCGCGCGCTTATCGCCTGGCGGCGACGCCGGGCGCCGCGAGCGAGTCCGCCGTCAACATTTGCAGCGGCGTCGCGCATCGCATCGGCGACGTATTGAACGCGCTCATCGCGCTTGCGGGCGTGGAGGTGCGCGTGGAGGTCGATCCCGCGAGACTGCGTCCGCTGGATGTGCCGATTTTCGTGGGACGCAACGACCGGGCCAAACGCCTGTGGGACTGGACGACGACGATCCCGTTCGTGACGACCCTGCGCGACATCCTCGCCGGCGCCAAGGATACCGCATGA
- the gmd gene encoding GDP-mannose 4,6-dehydratase: MPTALITGITGQDGSYLAEFLLEKGYEVFGMVRRSSSETHERIAHIRDRVTIVQGDLLDDNSLMLALEASRPDEVYNLGAMSFVPTSWSQPVLTAEFTAVGVTRLLEAVRRINPKIRFYQASSSEMFGKVREVPQKETTPFYPRSPYGVAKCYGHFITVNYRESYDMFCTSGILFNHESPRRGLEFVTRKVTHGVARIKLGLTDHLALGNLDAERDWGFAGDYVRAMWLMLQADAPDDFVIATGKAHSVRELVEIAFARAGLDWNDFVRVDPRFLRPAEVDHLVGDPGKAREKLGWTPKVDFRGLVEMMVDADLELLKKAARG, from the coding sequence ATGCCCACCGCGCTCATCACCGGCATCACCGGACAGGACGGCTCCTACCTCGCCGAGTTCCTTCTCGAAAAAGGCTACGAGGTCTTCGGGATGGTGCGTCGCTCGAGCTCCGAAACGCACGAGCGCATCGCGCACATCCGCGACCGCGTCACGATCGTGCAAGGCGATCTGCTCGACGACAACTCGCTGATGCTCGCGCTCGAGGCCTCGCGCCCGGACGAGGTCTACAACCTGGGCGCGATGAGCTTCGTGCCGACGAGCTGGTCGCAGCCCGTGTTGACCGCAGAGTTCACCGCCGTCGGCGTCACGCGGCTCTTGGAGGCCGTGCGGCGCATCAATCCGAAAATCCGCTTTTATCAGGCATCGAGCAGCGAGATGTTCGGCAAGGTGCGCGAGGTGCCGCAAAAGGAAACCACGCCGTTTTACCCGCGTTCGCCGTATGGCGTCGCCAAGTGCTACGGTCATTTCATCACGGTGAACTACCGCGAATCGTACGACATGTTCTGCACATCGGGGATTCTGTTCAATCACGAATCGCCGCGCCGGGGGCTCGAGTTCGTCACGCGCAAGGTCACGCACGGCGTGGCGCGGATCAAACTCGGCCTGACGGATCACCTCGCCCTCGGCAACCTGGACGCCGAGCGCGACTGGGGATTCGCCGGCGATTACGTCCGCGCCATGTGGCTGATGCTCCAGGCCGACGCGCCGGACGACTTCGTCATCGCGACCGGCAAGGCGCATTCGGTGCGCGAACTGGTCGAGATCGCCTTTGCCCGCGCGGGGCTTGACTGGAACGACTTCGTCCGCGTGGATCCGCGCTTCCTTCGCCCGGCGGAGGTCGATCACCTGGTCGGCGATCCGGGCAAGGCACGGGAGAAGCTCGGCTGGACGCCCAAGGTCGATTTTCGCGGCCTTGTCGAGATGATGGTCGACGCGGACCTGGAACTGCTCAAAAAGGCCGCGCGCGGCTGA
- a CDS encoding response regulator has protein sequence MRRRRKGRTVLVVDDDPASRRHLTGMLERAGLVALAADNGMQLVRMLTVSQPDLIVMDPALSWLDGYELCRIIKNRKDWSRINVVMLTSRQEPEVRERAFAAGCEEIFQKPVSSEALVSGVRRLLQIPA, from the coding sequence ATGCGCAGGCGACGCAAAGGACGCACGGTGCTGGTCGTGGACGACGACCCGGCCTCGCGCCGGCACCTCACGGGCATGCTGGAGCGCGCCGGCCTCGTCGCACTTGCGGCGGACAACGGAATGCAGCTCGTGCGCATGCTGACGGTTTCGCAGCCGGACCTCATCGTCATGGACCCGGCGCTCTCCTGGCTCGACGGCTACGAGCTTTGCCGCATCATCAAGAATCGCAAGGACTGGTCACGCATCAACGTCGTCATGCTGACGAGCCGCCAGGAGCCGGAGGTTCGCGAGCGCGCCTTCGCGGCGGGATGCGAAGAGATTTTCCAAAAACCGGTCAGCTCCGAGGCGCTTGTCTCCGGCGTTCGCCGCCTGCTTCAGATTCCCGCGTAA
- a CDS encoding glycosyltransferase family 2 protein, translated as MDTDRPRTSSAAAVTACVVSFNSAPLLRDCLEAFVAQDGVETHAIVHDNASADDSIAIAEATPRTRVLKSSRNVGFAAGANTAAALAVTPFVLFLNPDAILAPGALRRLVESLAEAPPFVAGVQPKLIFPGRTERGSRLIDSTGIELSLKNLSPVDRGAGTPDEGQFDGQTHIFGPTGACALWRRDVLEKLTVEGQIHDERLFAYYEDVDLAWRANELGYRFLFVPEALATHARKNPPHHGPSVDARAFANRYLILVKNAPLGILWGTFLKTLPYEALRWAYKSLTQKRFIEAWYQLFENLPAALRQRREIRRRAREAARFPRA; from the coding sequence ATGGACACGGATCGCCCGCGAACGTCCAGCGCGGCTGCCGTCACGGCGTGCGTCGTCAGTTTCAATTCCGCGCCATTACTGCGCGATTGCCTCGAGGCCTTCGTGGCGCAGGACGGCGTCGAAACGCACGCGATCGTGCACGACAACGCATCCGCGGACGATAGCATCGCCATCGCGGAAGCGACGCCGCGAACGCGCGTTCTGAAAAGCTCGCGCAATGTGGGGTTCGCGGCCGGCGCGAATACCGCCGCGGCGCTCGCGGTAACGCCATTTGTCCTGTTTCTAAATCCCGACGCGATACTCGCACCCGGCGCGCTGCGTCGGCTCGTCGAATCGCTTGCCGAGGCGCCGCCGTTCGTCGCCGGGGTCCAGCCCAAGCTCATCTTTCCCGGGCGCACCGAACGCGGCTCGCGGCTGATCGACTCGACGGGCATCGAGCTGTCTCTCAAAAATCTCTCCCCCGTCGATCGGGGCGCGGGCACGCCGGACGAGGGGCAGTTCGACGGGCAGACGCACATCTTCGGCCCGACCGGCGCGTGCGCGTTGTGGCGGCGGGACGTGCTCGAGAAATTGACGGTCGAGGGGCAGATCCACGACGAGCGATTGTTCGCGTATTACGAAGACGTCGATCTCGCGTGGCGCGCGAATGAACTTGGTTATCGATTCCTGTTCGTGCCGGAAGCCCTCGCAACGCACGCGCGCAAGAACCCACCGCATCACGGGCCGTCGGTCGATGCGCGCGCGTTCGCGAACCGCTACCTCATCCTCGTCAAGAACGCGCCGTTGGGGATTTTGTGGGGCACTTTTTTGAAGACCCTCCCCTACGAAGCGCTGCGCTGGGCGTATAAAAGCCTGACTCAAAAACGATTCATCGAGGCGTGGTATCAACTCTTCGAAAATCTGCCGGCGGCGCTCCGCCAGCGCCGGGAGATCCGCCGCCGCGCGCGCGAAGCCGCGCGATTCCCGCGCGCCTGA